Proteins encoded in a region of the Zea mays cultivar B73 chromosome 2, Zm-B73-REFERENCE-NAM-5.0, whole genome shotgun sequence genome:
- the LOC103649127 gene encoding uncharacterized protein, which translates to MGAVEPPAWMSAAARRWLENAGATVEDAPGRGFNALPLSGVRVSLAERGRALCSLHVPPHLTDAEGNWHAGAIAAAADDVCAAAIMSVEGIIKVSIHYDISYFTTAKLHDEVEMDGRVVEQKVRMTAVAVEIRKKESGELVAIGRQWMTASRPKVAAAHSKI; encoded by the exons ATGGGCGCGGTGGAGCCGCCGGCGTGGATGTCTGCCGCGGCGCGCAGGTGGCTGGAGAACGCCGGCGCCACGGTGGAGGACGCCCCGGGCCGAGGCTTCAACGCGCTGCCGCTCTCCGGCGTGCGTGTGTCCCTCGCGGAGCGCGGCCGCGCGCTCTGCTCGCTTCACGTGCCGCCCCACCTCACG GACGCGGAGGGGAACTGGCATGCGGGCGCCATCGCGGCGGCGGCGGACGACGTGTGCGCCGCGGCCATCATGTCCGTGGAGGGCATCATCAAGGTCTCCATCCACTACGACATCTCCTACTTTACAACGGCCAAGCTCCAT GATGAAGTGGAGATGGATGGTCGGGTGGTGGAGCAGAAAGTGCGGAtgacggcggtggcggtggagatcCGGAAGAAGGAATCCGGCGAGCTGGTGGCCATCGGGAGGCAGTGGATGACGGCCTCCAGGCCCAAAGTCGCTGCTGCTCACAGCAAGATATGA
- the LOC103647386 gene encoding protein ALTERED XYLOGLUCAN 4, with the protein MGASTPRHHPSSPFQRSLLSKRIITLALYALVPLALLHYLLSFPPIPAPTTSSPPPPKVAAAAGGAARKIAAPRCDYSDGAWERSEAGPLYNGTSCGETIKAAQNCEAHGRPDTGYLRWRWRPRGCALPPFDPAEFLRLVRGRHVAFVGDSLARNQCESLVCLLSSAFPAQLVRGAGGGDGDGDGDELRKFRRWVFPSHNATVSVFWSPFLVNGTEKAKGAAVGLDHNRLYLDQPNERWAAEVPGIDVVVLSAGHWFLHSALFYDRGAVVGCHHCPEPNRTETGFFGAFRLAVRGALREVVLRGARARRQGRRPKLAVLTTFSPAHFEGDWDSPTACARTVPYAPGERAMEYMDGEMLRAEAEEAAAAAADARARRAGVTVETLQVTRMAGLRADGHPGAYMHPFPFAGGARERVPNDCVHWCLPGPIDTWNEILLQLVKRWADGVDADALSSSSP; encoded by the coding sequence ATGGGCGCCTCCACTCCTCGCCACCATCCCAGCTCCCCCTTCCAGCGATCCCTCCTCTCCAAGCGGATCATCACCTTGGCTCTATACGCCCTGGTCCCGCTCGCCCTCCTCCACTACCTCCTCTCCTTCCCTCCCATTCCAGCCCCAACCACCTCCTCCCCGCCACCGCCCAAagttgctgccgccgccggcgGAGCAGCAAGAAAGATCGCGGCGCCAAGGTGCGACTACTCGGATGGGGCGTGGGAGCGGAGCGAGGCGGGCCCGCTGTACAACGGCACGAGCTGCGGCGAGACGATCAAGGCCGCCCAGAACTGCGAGGCGCACGGGCGGCCCGACACGGGGTACCTCCGGTGGCGGTGGCGGCCGCGCGGGTGTGCGCTCCCGCCGTTCGACCCCGCCGAGTTCCTGCGCCTCGTCCGCGGCCGCCACGTCGCCTTCGTGGGCGACTCGCTCGCGCGGAACCAGTGCGAGTCCCTCGTGTGCCTGCTCAGCTCCGCGTTCCCGGCCCAGCTCGTGCGCGGCGCCGGCGGAGGCGACGGGGATGGGGACGGCGACGAGCTCCGCAAGTTCCGGCGCTGGGTGTTCCCGTCGCACAACGCCACGGTGTCCGTGTTCTGGTCTCCGTTCCTGGTGAACGGCACGGAGAAGGCCAAGGGAGCGGCGGTGGGGCTGGACCACAACCGGCTGTACCTGGACCAGCCGAACGAGCGGTGGGCGGCGGAGGTGCCCGGCATCGACGTGGTGGTGCTCTCCGCGGGGCACTGGTTCCTGCACTCGGCCCTCTTCTACGACCGCGGTGCCGTGGTCGGGTGCCACCACTGCCCGGAGCCCAACCGCACGGAGACGGGCTTCTTCGGCGCGTTCCGCCTCGCCGTCCGCGGCGCGCTGCGCGAGGTCGTCCTCCGCGGCGCCAGGGCGCGGCGCCAGGGTCGCAGGCCGAAGCTGGCCGTGCTGACCACGTTCTCGCCCGCGCACTTCGAGGGGGACTGGGACAGCCCCACCGCGTGCGCGCGCACCGTGCCGTACGCGCCCGGGGAGCGGGCGATGGAGTACATGGACGGCGAGATGCTCCGCGCCGAGGCCGAGGAggcggccgcggccgcggcggACGCGCGGGCGCGCCGGGCCGGCGTGACGGTGGAGACGCTGCAGGTGACGCGGATGGCCGGGCTGCGCGCGGACGGCCACCCGGGAGCGTACATGCACCCGTTCCCGTTCGCCGGCGGCGCGAGGGAGCGGGTGCCCAACGATTGCGTGCACTGGTGCCTGCCGGGGCCCATCGACACGTGGAACGAGATACTGCTGCAGCTCGTCAAGCGGTGGGCGGACGGGGTCGACGCCGACGCCCTGTCCTCGTCGTCGCCATGA